From the genome of Desulfobaculum xiamenense:
GCCGGATGCCAGCACATCCTCGCCGGAGAGACGACGGTGACGGAAATCATGCGCGCCACGAGGACCATCTAGGCTGGTCACCATGCGCAAGGCGTTCCCGAACCCTTCGGCCGGATTCACGTTCTTCGAGCTGCTGGTGGTCATGAGCATCATGGCCGTCGGCCTTGTCGCCGTTTTTCAGGCCACGATCAGCAACCAGACCGAGGCGGCCGCCATGGTCCACAGGGACCGCGCGGTCCTTCTGGCCGAGCGGCGCATGGCCGAATGGACCGCCGAGGAGGACCCCGCCCTCGCGTCGCCACGCGGCGACTTCGGCGTGGAGAACGCGCCCTACGTGTGGGACGGCGAGGTCATTGACCGCAGCGACGGCGTGCGCGTCCTGCGGCTTCGGGTGAGCTGGGGCGAGGAGCCTGATCAGGAGTACGTGCTGGAGACGGCGCGGATGGGGAAGGCGAAATGAGGCGCGGTGTGCGGCGCGGGCAGGCTGGTTTCACACTGCTCGAACTCATGGTCGCGCTGGCGGTGCTCGCGCTGGTGGTCACCGGCTTCCTCGGTGCGTTTCGTGAGCTTTTGGCCTCCACCGCCGAGTACGAGAGCGAGAGCGCCTCGCGGCAGGCCGCACGGCAGATTTTCGGCGTCATGGTGAACGATTTGCGTTCGGCCACGGACTATAAGTCCGGCACGACAAGCGCGTTGAAGGACATGTACCGCTTTGCCGGGCACGGCTACACCGGAGAGCTTCAGGACGAGGACATCGTCCTCGAACTGTCTACGGCGGCCGGTCTGGACTGGGATGCCGGATTTCCCTCGCACGGGTTGCAGCAGGTGCGCTATGTCCTGCGTCGCGATAGCGGCGACCGTGACGTGGTGCGTCTGTTCAGGGCGTCCCGCCCGCATGCGGGCGTCGTGGGCGAATGGGGTTGGAACGCCATAGAACTTTTCGACGACGTGCGCTTTCTGGAAATCACCTTCCTTGAGATGGCCGACTCCGACCCGCTTGAGCGGTGGGACAGCGTGAAGCGGCAGGAGGCCGACCCCAAGGCGTCGCGCTACCCCGCGCTGGTGCGCATTCGGCTGGGCCTGCCGGGCTTCGGCGACGTGGAGCGTGTGTTCGAGACGGACGTGCGCATGCCCCGCGTGCAGAAGGAGCAGGAATGATGTGCCCGCGCCACGATGAGCGTGGCGTCGTTGCCGTCATGGTGCTCTTCGTTCTGGCCGTCGCGGCGTTTCTCGTCATGGAGATGACCTACGGCGTACGGGTGGAGCATGCGGGTTCCGTGTGGTTTCGCGATATGGTCCACGCCCGGTGGCTCGCCGAGGGCGGGCTGGAGTGGGCCTGCGCGAGAATCCGCGCCGACGGGGGGACTCCCGATCATTTCGGGGAGGACTGGAACAAGCTCTCCGAACTGTCCGAGGCCTTTTCCGATGCCTTTCGGACCGGCAGCGTGGAGTGCAGCATCGAGGACGAGACGGGCAAATTTCCGATCAACGCGCTGGCTCTGGTCACGGACAAGGACATTGAGCAGGGCAAGGGCGTGGCCGGTGTTTTTCTGCGCCTTTTGGACGTGCTGGGGCGCGAGCGCGGCTTGCAGCTCGACATCAAGGAGCGGCGCGAGGTGCTGGTGCGCGTGAAGGACTGGATCGACGCCGACACGGTACGTTCGGCTGGCGGAACCGGGGGCACGGGGCCGGAGTCTGCGGACTACACGGGCGTTTCACCGAAGTATTCCCCGCCCAATCGGCCCATGCGCACGCTGGACGAGTTGCTGCTCATCCCCATGCCGAAGAAGATCGGTCTGGCACTGAAATCCGTGCTGGAACTTGATGCTGTTTCGCGCCTGTTCACCGTGCAGGACACGGGCGGGAAGATCAATATCAATACCGCGCCGAAGGCACTGCTCATGGCGCTGGTATCCGACGAGAAAATGCGCGAGCCGTTTCGCGACGCGGTCCTCGAATACCGCGCCGATCCGGACAACGACCTCGGCGGGACATGGTACCGCGAGCGCGACAACATGGGCAACGTGGCCTACGCGCCCATGCTGCCCGATTGTCTGGGTGTGATGGCCAGAGTCTATTTCGTGCGCGTCGAGGCGCATTCCGGCATGGCTGTGCGACGGCTGGCGGCCTTTGTGAGCCGCACCGGTGGGCGCGACGGAGCCCCCGCCGTGCTGTGGCAACAGGTCTCGTAGCGCGAGTGCGCGGCATCCGTTTTGGAGATCAAGGAGATTCGATGGCTGGCAGCATTCTTGGAATGGACATAGCGGACGGCAGAGCCGTTCTCGTTCAACTGGCAGGCTCCGGACGCGGCAGCGTCCGCGCGCGGGCCGTTGTGGAGTTGCCCGACGAGGCCACGCCTGCGGACATTGCGCGGGCAGTGGCCGATTGCGTGGCCCGCGAGAAGCTCGCGAGCGATGCGTACGTGCTGGGACTCGGCGCCGGGCAGGCACTGCTGCGGACCGTGACTTTTCCCTTCACCGGCTCGGCGCGCATCGCCAAGGCCCTGCCCTTCGAATTGGAGCAGCGCTTCCCCGTGGCCGTGGAGGAGCTTGTCCCCTCGTGGATCGAGGGCGACCGCGTGGCCGACGGATGCCGGGTGCTGGTCGCGGCGCTGCGCCGCGAGGTGCTGGCCGCGCATGTGGAGGCGTTCACGGCGCAGGGCCTTGCCCCGAAGGTCGTGGATATCGACGCCTGCGCCCTTGGCGGCGTGTTGCCCGTGCTGGATGCGGACCTTCCTGCGGAGGCGCTGGTCGTCCACGTGGGGGAGCGCTCCTCGCGGGTGATGGTGCTCTCGGGCGCAACGCCGGTCTTCCTGCGGGCTATCGAGACGGGCATGGACGCCCTGCGCGGCGGTACCGCCGAGGTGTCCGCCATGGTCGATGGCGACGGGCATGTGGCTGTCGAGCCTGCGGCGCTGGAGCGCCTCGGGCGGGACGTTCGCGCCGCGCTGGCCCTTGCCGCCGAGAGCGTCGGCCTTGAGCCTGCGTGCGTGGTGCTGTGCGGGCCGGGGGTGCGTGTCGCCGGGCTCGATGCCCACCTTGGCGAGCTGCTCGGGCTTCCCGTGCGGCGGCCCGAGGTGCCGAGCGATGTCTTCGCGGCCTTTCCGGGCGTGGGCAACGCGGAGCTTCCCGACTATCTCGTCGCGTGGGGGCTTGCGCTACGTGGCGCACGCAAGGTGGCCGGATTCGACTTTCGCACCGGCGAGTTCGCCTATGTCGATCCGCGCGGCAGGCGGCGCGAAATGGCCGTCTGGGCCGGGGGGCTGATCCTGATGATGCTTCTTGGCCTTGGCGCGTCGTGGGGCGCGGGCGTCCATCGCGACCTCGCGCAGTTGGAGGCCGGACGCGAACGCATCAGGCAGATTTTCCACGAGGTGCTGCCGGACGTGCAGGGGAACTTCAGCGTGACCCAGTACCGCAGCATTCTCAAGTCGCGCATGGCGGAGCTGGAATCACACG
Proteins encoded in this window:
- a CDS encoding type IV pilus modification PilV family protein, producing MRKAFPNPSAGFTFFELLVVMSIMAVGLVAVFQATISNQTEAAAMVHRDRAVLLAERRMAEWTAEEDPALASPRGDFGVENAPYVWDGEVIDRSDGVRVLRLRVSWGEEPDQEYVLETARMGKAK
- a CDS encoding prepilin-type N-terminal cleavage/methylation domain-containing protein, giving the protein MRRGVRRGQAGFTLLELMVALAVLALVVTGFLGAFRELLASTAEYESESASRQAARQIFGVMVNDLRSATDYKSGTTSALKDMYRFAGHGYTGELQDEDIVLELSTAAGLDWDAGFPSHGLQQVRYVLRRDSGDRDVVRLFRASRPHAGVVGEWGWNAIELFDDVRFLEITFLEMADSDPLERWDSVKRQEADPKASRYPALVRIRLGLPGFGDVERVFETDVRMPRVQKEQE
- a CDS encoding general secretion pathway protein GspK gives rise to the protein MMCPRHDERGVVAVMVLFVLAVAAFLVMEMTYGVRVEHAGSVWFRDMVHARWLAEGGLEWACARIRADGGTPDHFGEDWNKLSELSEAFSDAFRTGSVECSIEDETGKFPINALALVTDKDIEQGKGVAGVFLRLLDVLGRERGLQLDIKERREVLVRVKDWIDADTVRSAGGTGGTGPESADYTGVSPKYSPPNRPMRTLDELLLIPMPKKIGLALKSVLELDAVSRLFTVQDTGGKININTAPKALLMALVSDEKMREPFRDAVLEYRADPDNDLGGTWYRERDNMGNVAYAPMLPDCLGVMARVYFVRVEAHSGMAVRRLAAFVSRTGGRDGAPAVLWQQVS
- the pilM gene encoding pilus assembly protein PilM; this translates as MAGSILGMDIADGRAVLVQLAGSGRGSVRARAVVELPDEATPADIARAVADCVAREKLASDAYVLGLGAGQALLRTVTFPFTGSARIAKALPFELEQRFPVAVEELVPSWIEGDRVADGCRVLVAALRREVLAAHVEAFTAQGLAPKVVDIDACALGGVLPVLDADLPAEALVVHVGERSSRVMVLSGATPVFLRAIETGMDALRGGTAEVSAMVDGDGHVAVEPAALERLGRDVRAALALAAESVGLEPACVVLCGPGVRVAGLDAHLGELLGLPVRRPEVPSDVFAAFPGVGNAELPDYLVAWGLALRGARKVAGFDFRTGEFAYVDPRGRRREMAVWAGGLILMMLLGLGASWGAGVHRDLAQLEAGRERIRQIFHEVLPDVQGNFSVTQYRSILKSRMAELESHGREGARGGALDVLLAVTRVVPDKMPFTLSALSMDDTQISLSGTAGGFATVEDVKKRLEASGAFREVSIRSAQAEAKGKGVRFELVIRRES